A region from the Ammospiza nelsoni isolate bAmmNel1 chromosome 1, bAmmNel1.pri, whole genome shotgun sequence genome encodes:
- the LOC132083781 gene encoding E3 ubiquitin-protein ligase NRDP1-like isoform X1 — MGYDIERFVGYVNEGLLCSICRDVLEDPLQAPCEHAFCTACIHGWLVHHSNCPEDRQVIDVSLLRPLYRYMKNDLNRLQLHCRNREYGCEMVCSLESIDRHERECEYSQIPCSNADAVLPCSPCSGCTVQIERRNLDGHLAVCEYRSRECPNGCGFTILSAEDTQHNCVAELRTELELLRSEMICRVEEAKHEMESRLDSQRRHMVQKESILQNEIEELKSQMSRLMSDVRSLMAAERQHRQELEQAELEKRELMELLKGLQKDCRLTTTEGSRKSNFRPLTRLESVKRKPREVTVI, encoded by the exons ATGGGTTACGACATTGAGCGCTTCGTGGGCTATGTCAATGAGGGGCTGCTGTGCTCCATCTGCCGAGACGTGTTGGAGGATCCGCTGCAGGCTCCCTGCGAGCACGCTTTCTGCACTGCCTGCATCCATGGCTGGCTTGTTCATCACAGCAACTGCCCTGAGGACAGACAAGTCATTGATGTGTCTTTGCTACGACCTCTCTATAG ATATATGAAAAATGATTTAAACCGTCTTCAGCTACATTGCAGAAACAGAGAGTATGGCTGTGAAATGGTTTGTTCTCTGGAGTCTATAGACAGGCATGAAAGGGAGTGTGAGTACAGTCAGATACCCTGCTCCAATGCTG ATGCTGTCTTGCCTTGCTCCCCCTGCTCAGGTTGCACGGTGCAGATCGAGCGGCGTAACCTGGACGGGCACCTGGCGGTGTGCGAGTACCGGAGCCGCGAGTGCCCCAACGGCTGCGGCTTCACCATCCTCAGCGCCGAGGACACACAGCACAACTGTGTGGCAGAGCTGAGgactgagctggagctgcttcG GTCAGAAATGATCTGCAGAGTGGAGGAGGCAAAACATGAGATGGAGTCGAGGTTAGATTCACAGAGAAGGCATATGGTCCAAAAAGAGAGTATTCTGCAAAATGAAATTGAAGAACTAAAg AGTCAGATGTCACGGCTGATGTCAGATGTGCGGTCTCTGATggctgcagagaggcagcaccgccaagagctggagcaggcagagctggaaaagcgGGAGTTaatggagctgctgaaggggctgcagaaggaCTGCAGATTGACTACTACAGAGGGAAGCAGGAAGTCAAATTTCCGTCCTTTGACACGACTAGAGAGTGTGAAAAGAAAACCTAGGGAAGTTACAGTTATCTAA
- the LOC132083781 gene encoding RING finger protein 151-like isoform X2 → MGYDIERFVGYVNEGLLCSICRDVLEDPLQAPCEHAFCTACIHGWLVHHSNCPEDRQVIDVSLLRPLYRYMKNDLNRLQLHCRNREYGCEMVCSLESIDRHERECEYSQIPCSNAGCTVQIERRNLDGHLAVCEYRSRECPNGCGFTILSAEDTQHNCVAELRTELELLRSEMICRVEEAKHEMESRLDSQRRHMVQKESILQNEIEELKSQMSRLMSDVRSLMAAERQHRQELEQAELEKRELMELLKGLQKDCRLTTTEGSRKSNFRPLTRLESVKRKPREVTVI, encoded by the exons ATGGGTTACGACATTGAGCGCTTCGTGGGCTATGTCAATGAGGGGCTGCTGTGCTCCATCTGCCGAGACGTGTTGGAGGATCCGCTGCAGGCTCCCTGCGAGCACGCTTTCTGCACTGCCTGCATCCATGGCTGGCTTGTTCATCACAGCAACTGCCCTGAGGACAGACAAGTCATTGATGTGTCTTTGCTACGACCTCTCTATAG ATATATGAAAAATGATTTAAACCGTCTTCAGCTACATTGCAGAAACAGAGAGTATGGCTGTGAAATGGTTTGTTCTCTGGAGTCTATAGACAGGCATGAAAGGGAGTGTGAGTACAGTCAGATACCCTGCTCCAATGCTG GTTGCACGGTGCAGATCGAGCGGCGTAACCTGGACGGGCACCTGGCGGTGTGCGAGTACCGGAGCCGCGAGTGCCCCAACGGCTGCGGCTTCACCATCCTCAGCGCCGAGGACACACAGCACAACTGTGTGGCAGAGCTGAGgactgagctggagctgcttcG GTCAGAAATGATCTGCAGAGTGGAGGAGGCAAAACATGAGATGGAGTCGAGGTTAGATTCACAGAGAAGGCATATGGTCCAAAAAGAGAGTATTCTGCAAAATGAAATTGAAGAACTAAAg AGTCAGATGTCACGGCTGATGTCAGATGTGCGGTCTCTGATggctgcagagaggcagcaccgccaagagctggagcaggcagagctggaaaagcgGGAGTTaatggagctgctgaaggggctgcagaaggaCTGCAGATTGACTACTACAGAGGGAAGCAGGAAGTCAAATTTCCGTCCTTTGACACGACTAGAGAGTGTGAAAAGAAAACCTAGGGAAGTTACAGTTATCTAA